Proteins encoded in a region of the Acidimicrobiales bacterium genome:
- a CDS encoding IclR family transcriptional regulator, with the protein MPKMSSGEATPVRSAERMLNILGWFKLERPRGRISEIAEDLGLAPSTVRRLVTTLEQYRFLEREPASGEYRLHIEVVRLAGIAVSTNDMHQAAAPVLDKLAKELDETLILAVLDGPQVVHLAVRLSLHRLSITPPTARRVTAYEGGANGRVLLAWLPPDEVDALIPPARSWRTQTADHEITRKHFFELLETTRTSGHSINDGVSDPDLWAVAAPVRDHTGKVQAALSLLARRSSMTDERAETFIARVLEGADAISRSVLYDKRSAD; encoded by the coding sequence ATGCCCAAGATGTCCTCCGGAGAGGCGACGCCGGTTCGATCGGCGGAACGGATGCTGAACATCCTCGGGTGGTTCAAGCTCGAGCGACCGCGCGGCCGGATATCCGAGATCGCCGAGGATCTGGGCCTCGCTCCCAGCACCGTTCGCCGGCTGGTCACGACGCTCGAGCAGTACCGCTTCCTCGAGCGCGAGCCGGCCTCCGGCGAGTACCGGCTGCACATCGAGGTCGTGCGCCTGGCCGGGATCGCGGTGAGCACCAACGACATGCACCAGGCGGCGGCCCCGGTCCTGGACAAGTTGGCCAAGGAGCTGGACGAGACGCTCATCCTCGCCGTGCTCGACGGACCGCAGGTGGTGCACCTCGCGGTCCGATTGAGCCTCCACCGGCTCTCGATCACGCCGCCGACGGCCCGACGCGTGACCGCGTACGAAGGTGGCGCCAACGGGCGGGTCCTGCTCGCGTGGCTGCCACCCGACGAGGTGGACGCGCTGATCCCGCCCGCCAGGTCGTGGCGCACGCAGACCGCCGACCACGAGATCACCCGCAAGCACTTCTTCGAGCTCCTGGAGACCACGCGCACCTCGGGGCACTCGATCAACGACGGCGTCAGCGACCCGGACCTGTGGGCCGTCGCGGCGCCGGTCCGCGACCACACGGGCAAGGTGCAGGCCGCCCTCAGCCTGCTCGCCCGGCGCAGCTCGATGACCGACGAACGGGCCGAGACGTTCATCGCCCGGGTGCTGGAGGGCGCGGACGCCATCTCGCGGTCGGTCCTCTACGACAAGCGCTCGGCCGACTGA
- a CDS encoding isocitrate/isopropylmalate family dehydrogenase, with protein sequence MEGKKQQHQVAYVRGGPEDETGPEMADAAMAVFDVLLEVNGGPAIEWVPVEAGAHCAPIHGTTIPPESLATILDIGIALKAPTASAKSADAMPVSLMLRRDLKAYANVNQLKSYPGVAKALRPDIDVLMVRENSEGLFAMHSAYPSKDMTVDFRFITREASQRIARVGFDMARRRRKKAAICAFPVAINSDQLFIRSCEEVAEEYPDVEWWVRKVDAFAGTVIENPSQYDVIIAPNEWGSILTDAFAAACGSVGLAARGNIGDTTGYFEPIHGTAPGKTGKGTVNPISQIMAGKLLFEFLGERFDDPSATAAGACLETAVANVLSTGETLTVDLGGTATTADMVAAISDEVRRLCREG encoded by the coding sequence ATGGAGGGGAAGAAGCAGCAGCACCAGGTGGCCTACGTGCGCGGTGGACCGGAGGACGAGACCGGTCCGGAGATGGCCGACGCCGCGATGGCGGTCTTCGACGTCCTGCTCGAGGTGAACGGGGGGCCGGCGATCGAGTGGGTGCCGGTGGAGGCGGGTGCCCACTGCGCACCGATCCACGGGACGACCATCCCTCCGGAGAGCCTGGCGACGATCCTGGACATCGGGATCGCGCTCAAGGCGCCGACCGCGTCGGCCAAGTCCGCGGACGCGATGCCCGTCAGCCTGATGCTGCGGCGCGACCTGAAGGCCTACGCGAACGTCAACCAGCTCAAGTCGTACCCGGGCGTGGCCAAGGCCCTCCGGCCCGACATCGACGTCCTGATGGTCCGCGAGAACAGCGAAGGCCTGTTCGCCATGCACAGCGCCTACCCGTCGAAGGACATGACGGTCGACTTCCGGTTCATCACCCGGGAGGCGTCCCAGCGCATCGCCCGGGTCGGCTTCGACATGGCGCGCCGGCGGCGCAAGAAGGCCGCCATCTGCGCCTTCCCGGTGGCCATCAACAGCGACCAGCTGTTCATCCGGTCGTGCGAGGAGGTGGCGGAGGAGTACCCGGACGTCGAGTGGTGGGTGCGGAAGGTCGACGCCTTCGCCGGCACGGTGATCGAGAACCCGAGCCAGTACGACGTGATCATCGCCCCGAACGAGTGGGGCTCGATCCTCACCGACGCCTTCGCCGCGGCGTGCGGATCGGTGGGGCTGGCGGCCCGGGGCAACATCGGCGACACGACGGGCTACTTCGAGCCGATCCACGGCACCGCGCCGGGCAAGACCGGCAAGGGGACCGTCAACCCCATCTCCCAGATCATGGCGGGGAAGCTGCTGTTCGAGTTCCTCGGGGAGCGCTTCGACGATCCCTCGGCGACCGCAGCCGGGGCCTGCCTCGAGACCGCCGTGGCGAACGTGCTGTCGACCGGTGAGACGCTGACCGTCGACCTCGGTGGGACGGCGACGACCGCCGATATGGTCGCGGCCATCTCGGACGAGGTGCGCCGCCTCTGCCGCGAGGGATGA
- a CDS encoding AMP-binding protein: MVDPSRRHWNFADVWETIAEAIPDEPALVHGAERRTWAELDRRATAVARTLVAHGAQPQDKVAQYLYNGNEYIEALFATMKAGLVPVNSNYRYLDGELVYLWDNADVVAVVLHGALAERVEHIRAQLPRIALWLWVDDGSGSCPSWAVPFEEAAAANGPPLRDARSDDDLLLLYTGGTTGMPKGVMWRQDDLYNSFSQGLWKDPTSLALDAVRERVTTRRRPVGLPACPLMHGTGLFGAMASLSQGGSVVTLPKRSFDVDELLTTIDAEHVNIVSLVGEAFAKPMVDALDAEPTRWHLGSLVAIVSSGVMLSESTKRSLLQRQPRLRIVDALSSSEALGIAQSVSTADRPAATARFSLADGARVVTEDGRDVEPGSGEVGLVAVAGYQPIGYYKDPDKSASTFRLIDGVRHSVPGDYATVEADGTLTLLGRGSASVNTGGEKVFPEEVEEVLKEHPSVRDAAVVGLPDARFGEVVVVVVEAAAGHTVDATELRDHARAHLAAYKAPRHVVVVDSLGRGANGKLAYARLREQAAQLMSEMAEEARP, from the coding sequence ATGGTTGACCCATCGAGGCGGCATTGGAACTTCGCCGACGTGTGGGAGACCATCGCCGAGGCCATCCCGGACGAGCCGGCACTCGTCCACGGCGCCGAGCGCAGGACCTGGGCGGAGCTCGACCGCCGCGCGACGGCAGTCGCGCGGACGCTCGTGGCCCACGGTGCCCAGCCCCAGGACAAGGTCGCGCAGTACCTCTACAACGGCAACGAGTACATCGAGGCCCTCTTCGCGACGATGAAGGCCGGGCTCGTACCCGTCAACTCCAACTACCGCTACCTCGACGGGGAGCTGGTCTACCTCTGGGACAACGCCGACGTCGTGGCCGTGGTGCTCCACGGCGCCCTCGCCGAGCGCGTCGAGCACATCCGCGCCCAGCTGCCGCGGATCGCGCTGTGGCTGTGGGTCGACGACGGCAGCGGCTCCTGCCCGTCCTGGGCGGTCCCCTTCGAGGAGGCGGCAGCTGCGAACGGCCCGCCGCTTCGGGACGCGCGCAGCGACGACGACCTCCTGCTGCTCTACACCGGCGGCACCACCGGCATGCCCAAGGGCGTGATGTGGCGCCAGGACGACCTCTACAACAGCTTCAGCCAGGGGCTCTGGAAGGACCCGACATCGCTCGCGCTCGACGCCGTGCGCGAGCGCGTCACGACCCGCCGCCGCCCGGTCGGGCTCCCCGCCTGCCCCCTGATGCACGGCACCGGCCTCTTCGGGGCCATGGCGTCGCTGAGCCAGGGCGGCAGCGTCGTGACGCTCCCGAAGCGGAGCTTCGACGTGGACGAGCTCCTGACCACGATCGACGCGGAGCACGTGAACATCGTCTCGCTCGTGGGCGAGGCCTTCGCCAAGCCGATGGTGGACGCCCTCGACGCCGAGCCGACGAGATGGCACCTCGGCAGCCTCGTCGCCATCGTGAGCTCGGGGGTCATGCTCAGCGAGTCGACGAAGCGGTCGCTGCTGCAGCGGCAGCCCCGCCTGCGGATCGTCGACGCGCTGTCGTCCTCCGAGGCCCTGGGCATCGCCCAGTCCGTGTCGACCGCGGACCGACCGGCGGCGACGGCCCGGTTCTCGCTCGCCGACGGTGCGCGGGTCGTCACGGAGGACGGCCGTGACGTCGAGCCGGGTTCCGGTGAGGTCGGTCTCGTCGCCGTCGCCGGCTACCAGCCGATCGGGTACTACAAGGATCCCGACAAGTCGGCGAGCACGTTCCGCCTGATCGACGGCGTCCGGCACTCCGTCCCCGGCGACTACGCGACGGTCGAGGCCGACGGCACGCTCACCCTGCTGGGTCGCGGATCGGCCTCCGTCAACACCGGGGGCGAGAAGGTCTTCCCCGAGGAGGTGGAGGAGGTCCTCAAGGAGCACCCCTCCGTACGGGATGCGGCGGTGGTCGGCCTCCCCGACGCCCGCTTCGGCGAGGTGGTGGTGGTGGTCGTCGAGGCCGCAGCCGGTCACACCGTCGACGCGACCGAGCTCCGGGACCACGCGCGCGCCCACCTGGCGGCCTACAAGGCGCCCCGGCACGTCGTCGTGGTCGACTCGCTCGGCCGCGGTGCGAACGGGAAGCTCGCCTACGCCCGCCTGCGGGAGCAGGCCGCCCAACTGATGTCCGAGATGGCCGAGGAGGCCCGACCGTGA
- the selB gene encoding selenocysteine-specific translation elongation factor encodes MRVVATAGHVDHGKSTLVQALTTMDPDRLAEEKARGLTIDLGFAWTTLPGGGELAFVDVPGHARFVKNMLAGVGMVEACLFVVAATEGWKPQSEEHLRILELLGIRDGVVALTKVGLVDDEWRELARSDVADHVAGTFLADAPLVEVDAVAGVGLDELRAAIDRAVGTRPPAPDLGRPRLWIDRAFVARGSGTVVTGTLTGGSLRTGDELAVVPGDRAVRVRGLQSLKHARDEVAPGSRVAVNLTGAALAEMVRGHALVRPGQWRPSRTVDASLEVLAALDHEVTRRGSYAAHLGSGEHHVRLRVLGAHALLPGERGFVRLHLPVALPLVLGDRFVLREDGRGETIGGGEVLDVAPVLPASKARPSRDLDRMVAERGWVDVADLEAMTGETRAPTLGRWVVSPEARADEEAAIRAALHVAGPLGFDVAVLDDRQRAVLATLDDVTVDLGRARAADAPADPLADHPYVAALEAEPFNPPDPGEVGIDPAELRELVRRGQVVQRDGVSFAAAAVERAARMVADLLAEHPAGFTASQAREAFATSRKYALPLLAQLDATGVTRRRGDVRIAGPRLPSGGDGGDGGGGRESNPPSQGRDHHPL; translated from the coding sequence GTGCGGGTGGTAGCCACCGCCGGTCACGTCGACCACGGCAAGTCCACGCTGGTGCAGGCGCTCACGACGATGGACCCCGACCGGCTGGCCGAGGAGAAGGCCCGGGGGCTGACCATCGACCTGGGGTTCGCGTGGACGACCCTGCCGGGCGGCGGCGAGCTGGCGTTCGTCGACGTGCCCGGGCACGCCCGGTTCGTGAAGAACATGTTGGCGGGGGTCGGCATGGTGGAGGCCTGCCTGTTCGTGGTGGCCGCCACCGAGGGGTGGAAGCCCCAGTCGGAGGAGCACCTCCGGATCCTGGAGCTGCTCGGCATCCGCGATGGGGTGGTCGCCCTCACCAAGGTCGGCCTGGTCGACGACGAGTGGCGCGAGCTGGCGCGGTCCGACGTGGCCGACCACGTGGCCGGCACGTTCCTGGCCGACGCACCGCTGGTCGAAGTGGACGCCGTGGCCGGCGTGGGGCTCGACGAGCTGCGGGCGGCCATCGATCGCGCCGTCGGCACCCGGCCGCCGGCGCCCGATCTCGGGCGGCCCCGGCTGTGGATCGACCGGGCGTTCGTGGCCCGGGGCTCGGGCACGGTCGTGACCGGCACGCTGACCGGCGGGTCGTTGCGCACCGGCGACGAGCTGGCGGTCGTCCCGGGTGATCGGGCGGTCCGGGTGCGGGGCCTGCAGTCGCTCAAGCACGCCCGCGACGAGGTCGCCCCGGGCAGCCGGGTGGCCGTCAACCTGACGGGCGCGGCGCTGGCCGAGATGGTGCGCGGCCACGCCTTGGTGCGCCCGGGTCAGTGGCGCCCGTCCCGGACGGTCGACGCCTCGCTGGAGGTGCTCGCCGCCCTCGACCACGAGGTGACCCGTCGCGGTTCGTACGCCGCCCACCTGGGCAGCGGCGAACACCACGTGCGGCTCAGGGTGCTCGGAGCCCACGCGCTGCTGCCGGGCGAGCGGGGCTTCGTGCGACTCCACCTGCCCGTCGCCCTGCCGCTGGTGCTCGGCGACCGGTTCGTGCTCCGGGAGGACGGGCGGGGCGAGACGATCGGCGGGGGCGAGGTGCTCGACGTCGCCCCGGTGCTACCCGCGTCCAAGGCCCGGCCGTCGCGGGACCTCGACCGCATGGTCGCCGAGCGAGGCTGGGTCGACGTCGCCGACCTGGAGGCGATGACCGGCGAGACGCGGGCCCCGACGCTGGGCCGCTGGGTCGTGTCCCCGGAGGCCCGGGCCGACGAGGAGGCGGCGATCCGCGCCGCGCTGCACGTCGCCGGACCGCTTGGGTTCGACGTGGCGGTGCTCGACGACCGCCAGCGCGCGGTGCTCGCCACCCTCGACGACGTCACGGTGGACCTGGGCCGGGCCCGCGCCGCCGACGCCCCGGCCGACCCCCTCGCCGACCATCCCTACGTCGCCGCCCTCGAAGCCGAGCCCTTCAACCCGCCCGACCCCGGCGAAGTCGGCATCGACCCGGCCGAGCTGCGGGAGCTGGTGCGCCGGGGCCAGGTCGTGCAGCGCGATGGCGTCAGCTTCGCCGCGGCAGCCGTGGAGCGGGCCGCCCGGATGGTCGCCGACCTGCTGGCGGAGCACCCCGCCGGCTTCACCGCGTCCCAGGCCCGTGAAGCGTTCGCCACCAGCCGCAAGTACGCCCTGCCCCTGCTGGCCCAGCTCGACGCCACCGGCGTGACCCGGCGGCGCGGCGACGTGCGCATCGCCGGCCCACGCCTGCCGAGTGGCGGAGATGGCGGAGATGGCGGAGGTGGACGGGAATCGAACCCGCCGTCGCAGGGCCGCGACCACCACCCGCTTTGA
- the selA gene encoding L-seryl-tRNA(Sec) selenium transferase, translating into MDGPDRPPSVDALARSLAASGLPHPLLVDAARAALARGDAGSAVDEVERARAGLLQPVVNATGVLLHTNLGRAPFAATQAASYANLELDLVTGRRGSRQDHVGTLLARACGAEAALVVNNGASALLVVLASLASGRTTAVSRGELIEIGGGFRIPEIMELSGSRLAEVGTTNRTRVDDYRAAAGEAALLLKVHTSNYRIEGFTSSVGVAELAGLGPPVVVDVGSGLLDAACPWLPDGPPGWLASEPAVRQSLDAGAALVTFSGDKLLGGPQAGIVVGRADLVAACAAHPLYRAVRPGGLVLGALQEVALAYLDRRAHQLPFWRMATIPVDALRERAEKLVSTLDGPVAVECASVAGGGALPGVEIPSWGVSLPGDHRAALRGTRPRPIVARVQRDETLVDLRTVDPADDAVVAAALAALT; encoded by the coding sequence ATGGACGGGCCCGACCGGCCGCCCTCGGTCGACGCCCTGGCCCGCTCGCTCGCCGCCTCGGGCCTCCCGCACCCACTGCTGGTGGACGCGGCCCGGGCCGCGCTCGCCCGCGGCGACGCGGGCTCGGCCGTCGACGAGGTCGAACGGGCCCGGGCCGGCCTCCTGCAGCCCGTGGTCAACGCCACCGGCGTCCTGCTGCACACCAACCTGGGTCGGGCGCCGTTCGCCGCGACGCAGGCCGCGAGCTACGCCAACCTGGAGCTCGACCTCGTCACCGGCCGCCGGGGCTCCCGGCAGGACCACGTCGGCACGCTGCTGGCCCGGGCCTGCGGGGCCGAGGCGGCGCTGGTGGTCAACAACGGCGCGTCGGCGCTGCTGGTGGTGCTGGCGTCGCTGGCGTCGGGGCGGACGACGGCCGTGTCGCGCGGCGAGCTGATCGAGATCGGCGGGGGCTTCCGGATCCCGGAGATCATGGAGCTGTCGGGCAGCCGGCTCGCCGAGGTCGGCACCACCAACCGCACCCGGGTCGACGACTACCGCGCCGCCGCCGGCGAGGCCGCCCTGCTGCTGAAGGTGCACACGTCGAACTACCGGATCGAGGGCTTCACCAGCTCCGTCGGCGTCGCCGAGCTGGCCGGGCTCGGGCCGCCGGTGGTGGTCGACGTGGGCTCCGGGCTGCTCGACGCGGCGTGCCCGTGGCTGCCGGACGGCCCGCCCGGCTGGCTGGCGTCGGAGCCCGCGGTCCGCCAGTCGCTCGACGCCGGCGCCGCGCTGGTCACGTTCTCGGGCGACAAGCTGCTGGGCGGCCCCCAGGCCGGCATCGTGGTGGGGCGGGCCGACCTGGTCGCCGCCTGCGCCGCCCATCCGCTCTACCGCGCCGTGCGCCCGGGCGGCCTGGTGCTGGGGGCGCTCCAGGAGGTGGCGCTCGCCTACCTCGACCGCCGTGCCCACCAGCTGCCGTTCTGGCGCATGGCGACGATCCCGGTCGACGCGCTGCGGGAGCGCGCCGAGAAGCTGGTGTCGACGCTCGACGGCCCGGTCGCGGTCGAGTGCGCGTCGGTGGCCGGCGGCGGGGCGCTGCCGGGCGTGGAGATCCCGTCGTGGGGCGTGTCGCTGCCGGGCGACCACCGGGCCGCGCTGCGCGGCACCCGGCCCCGGCCGATCGTCGCCCGCGTCCAGCGGGACGAGACCCTGGTCGACCTGCGCACGGTCGACCCGGCCGACGACGCCGTGGTGGCGGCGGCGCTCGCGGCCCTCACCTGA
- the selD gene encoding selenide, water dikinase SelD, whose amino-acid sequence MLSEPVRLTELTSCGGCAAKWGASLLGELLSAVPPDAAGGLLVGLAPSDDAAVAQIADGVALVSTTDFFPPLVDDPADYGAIAAANACSDVFAMGGDVVMALNIAAFPETLPVPVIQEIFRAAAEVVVEAGGVVAGGHTIRSPEPIFGLAVQGVVVPGRQFTTGGARPGDVLVLSKPLGTGLALASGDAAIVAAATTSMRRLNRAAAWMLREHREGVRAVTDVTGFGLLGHGWEMAERSGALLVFEAERLPVLDGVAEVAAAGVRTGGDARNRDYVAGHVKLEADDAAAALAFDPQTSGGLLAAVDPALVDDLRGEGFVEVGHVVDGPPAITLR is encoded by the coding sequence GTGTTGAGCGAACCGGTCCGGCTCACGGAGCTGACCTCGTGTGGGGGGTGCGCGGCGAAGTGGGGGGCGTCGTTGCTGGGCGAGTTGCTGTCGGCCGTCCCGCCCGACGCCGCCGGCGGGCTGCTGGTGGGGCTGGCGCCCTCCGACGACGCCGCGGTGGCGCAGATCGCCGACGGCGTGGCGCTGGTGTCGACCACCGACTTCTTCCCGCCGCTGGTGGACGATCCGGCCGACTACGGCGCCATCGCCGCGGCCAACGCCTGCAGCGACGTGTTCGCCATGGGCGGCGACGTGGTGATGGCGCTCAACATCGCCGCGTTCCCGGAGACGTTGCCGGTGCCGGTGATCCAGGAGATCTTCCGGGCGGCGGCGGAGGTGGTGGTCGAGGCCGGGGGAGTGGTGGCCGGTGGCCACACGATCCGCTCGCCCGAGCCCATCTTCGGGCTGGCGGTGCAGGGCGTGGTGGTGCCGGGCCGGCAGTTCACCACCGGCGGCGCCCGGCCGGGCGACGTGCTGGTGCTGTCGAAGCCGCTGGGCACGGGCCTGGCGCTCGCCTCGGGCGACGCCGCGATCGTGGCCGCGGCGACGACCAGCATGCGGCGGCTGAACCGGGCGGCGGCGTGGATGCTCCGGGAGCACCGGGAAGGGGTCCGTGCCGTGACCGACGTGACCGGTTTCGGCTTGCTGGGCCACGGCTGGGAGATGGCCGAGCGGTCGGGCGCCCTGCTGGTGTTCGAGGCGGAGCGCCTGCCGGTGCTCGACGGCGTGGCGGAGGTGGCCGCGGCGGGTGTCCGCACCGGGGGCGACGCCCGCAACCGCGACTACGTCGCCGGCCACGTGAAGCTCGAGGCCGACGACGCCGCGGCCGCGCTCGCGTTCGACCCCCAGACCTCGGGCGGGTTGCTGGCGGCGGTCGACCCGGCGTTGGTGGACGACCTGCGGGGCGAAGGGTTCGTGGAGGTCGGGCACGTGGTCGACGGTCCGCCGGCGATCACCCTGCGCTGA
- a CDS encoding isochorismatase family protein produces MTIPNFDAATSALVLVDITKGFLRMPIYGNDGPTVLANAVALADAFRERHSLVVLTANAGRPGGQAVQAAGAARVGPSIPIERDMSQIMAAAREPDFGALPEELGPKAEDHLVRKHSWNAFHATDLDLQLRRLGVRTLVIGGIATNFGAESTAREARSHGYDVVFVTDVMRALSAEEHDHSVRYTFPMVGQVKTTKDVLESMAAG; encoded by the coding sequence GTGACCATCCCGAACTTCGACGCAGCCACGTCCGCGCTCGTGCTGGTGGACATCACCAAGGGCTTCCTGCGCATGCCGATCTACGGCAACGACGGGCCCACCGTGCTGGCCAACGCCGTCGCCCTGGCCGACGCCTTCCGGGAGCGCCACAGCCTGGTGGTGCTGACGGCCAACGCCGGTCGGCCCGGCGGTCAGGCGGTGCAGGCCGCCGGCGCAGCGCGAGTGGGGCCGTCCATCCCGATCGAGCGGGACATGAGCCAGATCATGGCCGCGGCCCGCGAGCCGGACTTCGGCGCCCTGCCCGAGGAGCTCGGCCCCAAGGCCGAGGACCACCTGGTCCGCAAGCACTCGTGGAACGCCTTCCACGCCACCGACCTCGACCTCCAGCTCCGCCGGCTGGGCGTCAGGACCCTGGTCATAGGCGGCATCGCCACCAACTTCGGTGCCGAGAGCACCGCTCGGGAGGCCCGGTCGCACGGCTACGACGTGGTGTTCGTCACCGACGTCATGCGAGCGCTCAGCGCCGAGGAGCACGACCACTCGGTCCGCTACACGTTCCCGATGGTGGGCCAGGTGAAGACCACCAAGGACGTGCTCGAATCCATGGCCGCCGGCTAG
- a CDS encoding carboxyl transferase domain-containing protein has product MCSIGLISTPELTSAVDTSSEEYRQNVEAFDELVADLRARLDGARRGGPEPSRARHVARGKLLPRDRVATLLDPGSPFLELSPLAAHGMYGDEVPAAGIITGVGVVAGQRCVIVANDATVKGGTYHPVTVKKHLRAQEVALDNRLPCVYLVDSGGAFLPEQHEVFPDRDHFGRIFYNQARLSAAGIAQVAAVLGSCTAGGAYVPAMSDEAVIVRDQGTIFLGGPPLVKAATGEVVTAEELGGGELHSATSGVTDHLAEDDAHALQIVRSIVSTLPADREPPWVVHPPAEPAVDPDQLHGVIPADNRTPYDVREVVARLVDASRFLEFKHRYGPTLVTGFARIWGHPVGIVANNGVLFSESALKGAHFVELCDQRGVPLLFLQNITGFMDGRRYEAGGIAKHGAKMVNAVANARVPKLTVVIGGSYGAGNYSMCGRAYSPRFLWMWPNARISVMGGEQAASVLATVRRDQLEAAGEEWPPDEEEAFRRPIREQYERQGHPYFSTARLWDDGIIEPSQTRRVLGLALAVTGQAPLGPTGYGVFRM; this is encoded by the coding sequence TTGTGTTCAATTGGTCTCATATCGACCCCTGAGCTGACGAGCGCCGTCGACACCTCCTCCGAGGAGTACCGCCAGAACGTCGAGGCCTTCGACGAACTGGTCGCCGACCTGCGCGCCCGGCTCGACGGGGCCCGCCGCGGCGGCCCGGAGCCCTCGCGGGCACGGCACGTCGCACGAGGCAAGCTCCTGCCCCGCGACCGGGTCGCCACCCTGCTCGACCCCGGATCGCCGTTCCTGGAGCTGTCGCCGCTGGCCGCCCACGGCATGTACGGCGACGAGGTGCCGGCCGCCGGCATCATCACCGGCGTCGGCGTCGTCGCCGGCCAGCGGTGCGTGATCGTGGCCAACGACGCCACCGTCAAGGGCGGCACCTACCACCCCGTCACCGTCAAGAAGCACCTCCGGGCGCAGGAGGTCGCGCTCGACAACCGCCTCCCCTGCGTCTACCTGGTCGACTCCGGCGGCGCGTTCCTCCCCGAGCAGCACGAGGTCTTCCCCGACCGAGACCACTTCGGCCGCATCTTCTACAACCAGGCCCGCCTGTCGGCGGCCGGCATCGCCCAGGTGGCGGCCGTGCTCGGGTCGTGCACCGCGGGCGGCGCCTACGTGCCGGCGATGAGCGACGAGGCCGTGATCGTGCGCGACCAGGGCACGATCTTCCTGGGCGGCCCGCCGCTGGTGAAAGCGGCCACGGGCGAGGTCGTCACCGCCGAGGAGCTGGGTGGCGGCGAACTGCACTCCGCTACGTCCGGGGTCACCGACCACCTGGCGGAGGACGACGCCCACGCCCTGCAGATCGTGCGCTCGATCGTGTCCACCCTGCCCGCCGACCGGGAACCTCCGTGGGTCGTCCATCCCCCCGCGGAGCCCGCGGTCGACCCCGATCAGCTCCACGGCGTGATCCCCGCCGACAACCGCACGCCCTACGACGTGCGCGAGGTCGTCGCCCGGCTGGTCGACGCCAGCCGGTTCCTCGAGTTCAAGCACCGCTACGGCCCGACGCTGGTCACCGGCTTCGCCCGGATCTGGGGCCACCCGGTCGGCATCGTGGCCAACAACGGCGTCCTGTTCTCGGAGTCGGCGCTCAAGGGCGCCCACTTCGTCGAGCTGTGCGACCAGCGGGGCGTGCCGCTGCTGTTCCTGCAGAACATCACCGGGTTCATGGACGGCCGCCGGTACGAGGCGGGCGGGATCGCCAAGCACGGCGCCAAGATGGTCAACGCCGTGGCCAACGCCCGGGTGCCGAAGCTGACGGTCGTGATCGGCGGGTCCTACGGCGCCGGCAACTACAGCATGTGCGGGCGGGCCTATTCGCCCCGGTTCCTCTGGATGTGGCCCAACGCCCGCATCTCGGTCATGGGCGGCGAGCAGGCGGCGTCGGTGCTGGCCACCGTGCGCCGCGACCAGCTGGAGGCCGCGGGCGAGGAGTGGCCGCCCGACGAGGAGGAGGCCTTCCGCCGCCCCATCCGCGAGCAGTACGAGCGCCAGGGCCATCCCTACTTCTCCACGGCCCGACTGTGGGACGACGGCATCATCGAGCCCTCGCAGACCCGCCGGGTCCTCGGCCTCGCCCTGGCCGTGACCGGCCAGGCGCCCCTGGGGCCCACCGGCTACGGCGTCTTCAGGATGTGA